Genomic window (Actinomycetes bacterium):
CATCGGCTCGCAGTACCTGCTGGACGGGGTCACCCCCGACGGGGAGATCAAGCCCGACGCCAGAGCGCGGGTCATGGCCGAGCTGCGCAGCCACTTCCGCCCCGAGTTCCTCAACCGCGTCGACGACGTGGTGCTGTTCAAGCCGCTGACGCTGCCGCAGATCGAGCGGATCGTCGACCTGCAGTTCGAGGAGCTGCGCCGGCGCCTGGCCGACCGGCGGATAACGCTGGAGCTCACCGACGAGGCCCGCCGCGTCATCGCCGCCCAGGGGTTCGACCCGGTCTACGGCGCCCGGCCGCTGCGCCGGTTCATCTCCCACGAGGTGGAGACCCGCATCGGCCGCGCCCTGCTGGGCGGCGACGTCCGCGACGGCGCCATCGTGCGGGTGGACGCCGAAGGGGGCGAGCTGGTCGTCACCTACGAGAACCCGCCGGAGTCCCAGGAGGCGGCCTGACCGTGAGCGAGATCGTGGTCTGCCCCAACTGCGGCAAGCGCAACCGGGTGCCGTCCACGGCGACCGGGGTGCCATGCTGCGGGGCCTGCCACACCCCGCTCCCGTGGCTGGCCACCGCCGGCGACAGCGACTTCGAGGAGGTCGCCGCCCGCTCGACCCTGCCGGTGCTGGTCGACCTGTGGGCGCCGTGGTGCGGGCCCTGCCGGGTCGTCGAACCCGGCGTGGAGCAGGCAGCCCGGGCGCTGGCTGGGCGCCTCAAGGCGGTCAAGGTCAACGTCGACCAAGCGCCCCGGGTCGCCGAGCGCCTCGGCGTCCAAGGGATCCCCACCTTGGTGCTCCTGCGCGACGGCCGGGAAGTCGCCAGGCAGGTCGGGGCGGTCCCACCAGCTGCGCTGGTCCGATGGGCCGAGGAGGTGATCGCCAAGCCGGCAGCCTGACCCAAGCTCCCCAACAGCCTGAGCCTGTATCCCCAACAGCCTGACCCCAGATCCCCAACAGCCTGACCCCAGATCCCCCACAGCCCGACCCAGCTCCCCAACAGCCATGGCGGACGGCCGTGGCAGGGTGGAGCAGGTCACCGGCCGGATGGGGTACGGCAAGGCGGCGCGGCCGGGCGCGCTGCAGGGTGCGCTGCTCGGTGCGCTGTTCGGCTGGCTGTTCGGCTTGTTCAACTGGGTCGACCCGGTCATCTCCAGCCTGACGCTGGCCCTCTACGGGCTGGTCATCGGCGCCGTCGTCGGCGTGGAAGAAGCGCTCGAACTTGGGCACGCCCATCACCGGCATCTCCATCGCCTCCTGACCGCCGTCGTCTACCCGTACTCGAGGTACTCGTGCACCAGGCGGACGGCCATGGCCGCCTCGCCGACGGCCGAGGCGACCCGCTTGATCGACCCGCTCCTCACGTCGCCCGCGGCGAACACGCCGGGCCGGCTGGTCTCGAGCAGGAACGGCTGGCGATGAGCGTCCTGGCCGGGGCCATGCGCCGCGGCGCGTATGGCATCGGGTCCGGTGAGGATGAAGCCACGATTGTCGAGCGCGAGCTGACCTCCGAGCCAGCGCGCATAGGGCTCCGCGCCGATGAAGACGAAGAGCGCACGCGCCTGGATCGTGCGGCGCTCCCCGGCCCGGTCGTCCTCGACGACGACCGCTTCGAGCACCCCCTGGTCCCCGACCAGCTCGCGTACCTCGGTGTAGCGCAGGATCTCCACCGCGGGGCTGCGTTCGATCCGGTCGGCCAGGTAGCGTGACATGCTCTTCCCCAGGTCGTCCTCGCGGATCAGCAGGCGGACCCGCGCCGCGTGCCGGATCAGGAACACCGTCGCCTGCCCGGCGGAGTTGCCGCCTCCCACCACCGCCACCGGATCGTTGCGGCACAGCTGGGCCTCGACCAGGGTCGCTGCGTAGTGGACGCTCACTCCCTCGAACTCCTCGAGGCGGGGTACGGGCAGCTTGCGGTAGCGGGCGCCCGTAGCGACCAGGACCGTGCGGCCGGCGACCGATCCCCCGTCGTCGAGCCTGATGAGGTGATGCCCGTCGCGTTGCTCGAGTGCGATGGCTTCGGCGGGCACGCTGAGGCGGGCGCCGAACTTCTCCGCCTGGATGACGGTCCGCTCGGCAAGCTCCGAGCCGGAGATGCCAGAGGGGAAGCCGGGGTAGTTCTCGATCCGCGAGGAGGTCCCGGCTTGGCCGCCGGTCGCGACCGCGTCGAGCGCGACCGCCGCAAGCCCCTCGGAGGCGCCGTAGACGGCGGCCGTGAGCCCAGCCGGGCCGGCGCCCACGATGACGAGGTCGCAGGCGGTCTCGGCCGGGCCTGGTGCCGGCAGGCCGATCGCGCGTGCCAGCTCCGCATTGCTCGGGTTGCGAAGCACGTGCTCGCTCCAGATCACGACCGGCGTCTCCTGCGGCGAGATGCCCAGCTCGCGCAGCAGCGCTTCCGCCTCCCTGTCTTCCTCCAGGTCGATCCACCGGTGCGGCAACCGGTTGCGGGCGGCGAACTCGCGCAGCCGGCGCGTGTCGGGCGAGTAGCGCGAGCCCACGATCAGGCCAGGAAGGCCACCAGGCCAGGCAGACACAGTTCCGTCGGACCAATCGCAGTGTGGATTCGAACCCGGGCCCGCTTCTGACAGCTTGTGGCACGTCCAGTGCGTGCGCCGAGCGAAGGAGGGAGCCGCGATGCGCAGGAATGGGAACGGTGACGCGGTCTGGTCGCCTGCCGGCTGGTCCTGGCGGCTCCACGCCGCCTGCCACGGCACCGACACGT
Coding sequences:
- the trxA gene encoding thioredoxin gives rise to the protein MSEIVVCPNCGKRNRVPSTATGVPCCGACHTPLPWLATAGDSDFEEVAARSTLPVLVDLWAPWCGPCRVVEPGVEQAARALAGRLKAVKVNVDQAPRVAERLGVQGIPTLVLLRDGREVARQVGAVPPAALVRWAEEVIAKPAA